In Campylobacter showae, the genomic stretch GAGCGTTTTAAGTAGATCAAGCGCGAAAATTTTGGGCGTTACGTTTGAAAAGCCGAGCTTTTTATCTTTGACGAAGGTTTCATAGATATTTAGCGGTAGCTCCAGTAGCGACGATATGATCAAAAAGCTCATCACAAAGATGATATGATCTCTCAGTTCTCCCGTTTTATAGGCGCTTTCATACATCTCGCCAAGCCCCCAACACGTCCACATCACAAATATCGCGGCGTGATAAAAAAGGCTTGCTATCTCAAATTTTTGATTCGTTATCGCTGCGGCGGCGGCGGTTTCGTATTCATTCTGCTCTAGCACGACGGCAGGCTTTTTAGCCTCTGCGCGGATGAAGTTTATCTGTAAAATCGCCAAAGCCGCCTTTACAGCAACGTAAAAAAAGTAAACCCCAAGCAAAAAATAAAACATATCTTTCCTTAAATTTTATAAAGGCTAAAGCAGCCGTAGTCGGTGCGCACGGCTAAAAATTCCTCGCCGTTTATGCGCTCAAATTTCGCTTCGCAGCGCTTCACGACGTGCGAGAGCTCAAAGCTAAGACGCAAATTTCCGCTTTTTAGATCGATGATGCGGGCTTTGTCGTAGCCAACTAGCGCAAGCCGCAAACCGTCCGCGCTAATGCAAAGCTCGTCTGCCTCGGCGTATTCGCCCTGCAACCACGCGGGCTTAAGTCGTTCGCCGCTTGTAGCATCGAGGCAAACTAACTTGCCTGCGTAGCGCTCCTTGCCTAACACCGAACCGTCCGCCAAAAAGCAAATTTTATCAAAAATGCCAAAATCGCCTCTGATCTCGCTTAAAACTTCTCCGTTTAGCGTGCTTAAAATTTTAATCTCGTTTTGCTTGCAATGAAGCGCTAGCCGCATGCCATCATTGTTAAGAGCGGCGCACAAGATCGGCATGTAGCTTTTCATTTCGGATTTGTATTCGGCCAGAGGCGAAATCTCGCCGCCGCGCAGAGTAAAAATTTGACCGAACATCGCAAACGCCGCCGTATCTTTCGCAGAGCAAACAAAACTCGTAAATTCTTTGCTATTTTTAAAGCTTAACCATTGAGAGAGATCGCTAAATTCGCCGCTCGCCGGGTCAAATTTAAAGATAAAGTGATCCAGATCCAAAAGCAAAATTTCGCCCGTGCGCTCCGCCTGCCATGCAAGCGGCTTTGGCAGGACGATCTGCTGCTTTACGGCGCCGCTTACGTCCAGCCTGATGAGAAAATCATCCAGCGCGCCGTCCTCTTTGTAGCCGCCGCATTTATAGACGAAAAGCTCACCTTTCGCGCCCGCAAAGGCGAGCGCGCCCGTGTATCCGCCGCCGATGTAGACGTGCAAACTCGCTTCGCCCGCTTTCGCGCCCGCGTTTTGTAGGACATAGCCTTTTTTCAGACTTTCCCACTCCTTTTTCGCGCAGGCTTTTTGCGCCTCGTCTATGCTAGCAAACTCCTTTTGCGTCTGCCTGGTTTTGCCGTTTTTGACGCTCTCACTGAGTAAAATTTGATCCTCTACGCGCAAATTTAAGCGATCGCCGTTAGCTAAATTTACGAGATTTGCCATCAAATTTACTTTAAAAAGTTATCGTAAAATGAGCTAATAAAAAGCACCAAAATGATAAACGGAACGACAAATTTGATATACCAAAACCAGATATTTACGAGTTTTGCGTATTTTTCGCTGCCCTGCATTATCTCGCGTTTGGCTTCGTCTTTTAGCACCCAGCCCACAAATATCGCGCATCCTAGCGAGGTCAGCACGAAAAATATCGTAGCGCTGATGGCGTCGTATGCGTCAAATATATTTTTACCAAAAATTTTAACGTCCGCAAGCAGGTTCGTAGCCATCAAGGACGGCAAATTTCCAAATATAAATATCGTGCCAAGCACAAGTAAGATCGCGCTTTTGCGTTTTATTTTAAATTTCTCCTGAAGGGTCGTGATGATAACCTCGTAGATCGGTAACGAGGTCGTGAGCGCGGCAATCATCAGTAGTGCAAAAAACGCCACCGCAAAGAATCCGCCAAAAGGCATATGCGAAAAAACGATCGGCAAGCTCTTAAACACGAGGCTTGGGCCGCTATCCGGCGAGACGCCATAGCTAAAGAGCGACGGAAATATCATAAAGCCCGCAAGCACGGCGATGACAGTATTTAGAATGCCCGTGATGATCGAGATTTTAACCAGCCCTTCATCTTTTTTAACAAAGCTTGAAAGCGTGATCATCACGCCAAAACCAAGCGAAAGCGCGAAAAATACCTGTCCCAAAACATCGACGAAAAGCTTGATACTTATCTTTGAAAAATCGGGCGTGAGATAAAATTTAACCCCCTGCGCCACGCCATCTAAGGTCAAGTTTTTTACGATCATAACGATCATCAGCACGAAAAGTAGCGGCATGAGATACTTCGCCGAGCGCTCGATGCCGCCGACCGCGCCCTGCACCAAGATCGCGTAGTTTACGAGTACGAACACGAGCGTCGCAAAGCTGATAGCTAGCGGATCGCTCACGATATTTTGCTCATAAAACGCGCTCGTAACCTCAAAACTAAGCACCTGCGAGAGATCAAGCATGCCAAATGCGATCTGCGCGATATAGTTTAGCACCCAGCCGCCGATGACCATGTAATAAGCCATGATGCCAAATGCGCCAAGCAGCCCCATCCAGCCCACGATTTTCCACGCGGGATTTATATTTTTACCGCCGAATGCATCCACGGCGTTGCATTTTAGGCGTCTACCGATCGCATTTTCAGCCAAAATCATCGGTATACCGATCACGATCATCGCGATACAAAACACGAGTACGTAGGCTCCGCCGCCGTTTTGCCCGACTAGATACGGGAAACGCCACGTCGCGCCAAAGCCCACGGTAGCACCCGCAACCGCCAAAATATACGTTACCTTCGAACTCCAAGTTTTTCTATCCATCTGTATACCTTTGTGAAAAAGAGAGATTATATAAAAATTTTATTTAAAGTTTTTAGAAGCATCTTTGAAATTTAAAACAAATCTGGATTAAAATCGGTAAATATTATTAGAAAAAGGCTGCTTGGCATAAATTTAAAGGCGTAAATTTATGCAAATTTACGCCAAATTATTATTTTCTAACGACATGTAAAAACTGCATATGTTTGCGGTATTGCTCGATTACGTCATTTATCAGCGTGGCCTCGCTCCAACCAAGCAC encodes the following:
- a CDS encoding sodium-dependent transporter, which encodes MDRKTWSSKVTYILAVAGATVGFGATWRFPYLVGQNGGGAYVLVFCIAMIVIGIPMILAENAIGRRLKCNAVDAFGGKNINPAWKIVGWMGLLGAFGIMAYYMVIGGWVLNYIAQIAFGMLDLSQVLSFEVTSAFYEQNIVSDPLAISFATLVFVLVNYAILVQGAVGGIERSAKYLMPLLFVLMIVMIVKNLTLDGVAQGVKFYLTPDFSKISIKLFVDVLGQVFFALSLGFGVMITLSSFVKKDEGLVKISIITGILNTVIAVLAGFMIFPSLFSYGVSPDSGPSLVFKSLPIVFSHMPFGGFFAVAFFALLMIAALTTSLPIYEVIITTLQEKFKIKRKSAILLVLGTIFIFGNLPSLMATNLLADVKIFGKNIFDAYDAISATIFFVLTSLGCAIFVGWVLKDEAKREIMQGSEKYAKLVNIWFWYIKFVVPFIILVLFISSFYDNFLK